CGAGCCATCTTTGATTTCTGACCGTTGCCTCCTCCCATGGTGAtttggtttaatattttttttgggtttctgATTGTGTGTTAGGAATTACAAGGTAGAGGGAGGGGAGCAGGAGGTGtcttgaaagaagaagaatagcCAACAAAGAAAGGCAAAGAAAAGTTACTAATGAATTACCCCAACAAGGAAGATAAGTTATTTGTTGATGCGAATAACTAATATTGTGGGGTTTAGGAGAACAGGAGCAGTTAGGACAAGGATTTTGTTTGCTATTGCCTTTACTTTACTTTccgttttgtttttgtttttgttttttggttccGATGTTTGTAACTGGAGTAGTTTATAGTTATTTTCCTAGTACCAAAATTAACTATATACTTACTTTTAATAGCCATCCCCTCAAAATTTTAATCTGTATGGTTTTGTCATATTGAATAAAGATTCAGTAATCTTTCATCGAGTGGCTTTTTACAAGTTACTTATGTTTCCTTTTCAACTCTGAAATTAACTATAAACCTTTTGCGTTGTTAATTATTTCTCTTGAAATGTGACTAAGAACTATTTTAACTTGCACTGCATTCTTGCTTAGCTGAATCAGGAAAACCAACCCAGATAGGTCTAACAGTCCTAACTCAGGTGGTCTGCAGTTTTTTCGTTATTTACGTGCCTGTATCTCAAACTTTTTGCTGGTTGAAATGAAATGGAGGGCAGCCGATTCAAAAGGTTTTCTAAACCCAAGATGGAAAATCAGTTCATGTTATATAATGAAGATATACAGAACAATGGGGTAATAAAATAGGATTCAAGAGAGAATCTTCCTCCTAGCATTGGCGATATGGCTGAAAGAGTTTACACCTCCTCCATGGCTCGCCTTCTTGCCTCCTCTTCAGCTTTAATCCAAGCCGCCTGAATTAAGGAAGAaccaacatgaaaaattaatcaaggctgCGAAAAGCAAATCCCCAGAAATGGTAAAAGCTAAAACAAATTGTGACAACTTGCCTTGTCCCTTTCAAGTCTGGAGAGATGTGGGCGGATGGAGTTTCCTAAACTCAACCCTCCCCATGCTTCTTGCAACTCTCTCTCCCTTGCTTCTCTACGAGATACGGAGAGCCTAGCTGGCACTTCTTCTCCAGATTGTTGAGCAGAAGCCATCTTCTCTCTCTCGAGCTTTGATTCATGTTTAACCAAAATTTGGTCCAGACCACCTTCATTCGTCTGCATATGAGCTTTTCTGCCACTTCTTTCCACATGCATCTCTTCTTGGTTTAGACTCAATGCCATTTTCTCTTTCTCTAGTCTAGAGATATGCTTGACCAGAACTCTGTCCAAGCCCTCACAATCTGCAGTTGCATTTCCTCCGAAATTGTCTTGGTGCCTGTAATTTCCACAGCTGCTTCCCAATGACAATGCTTGCGTTTTCTCCGTTTCCAGTCCATTCTCTTCTTTATTCAAGTTCACATTTTCTTTCTCTAATCTTCTTTCTTCAACtgattcatttttctttctgttttttgctTCTTGAACCTCCTTTTCTAGTCTTGACACATGTTTCACCAGAATTTTTTCCAGGCTTGGTACTTCTGGAACATGTTTTCTTGGAGAGTTTGGTGCTCGTCCAAGCTCCTTGCCATCGATGTCAAACGTTTTTCCTGAGTTTTTTCTCATCTCCTTAACTTCCTTTTCAAGCTTCGATGGATACTTAATCAACATACTTCCCAGGTCAGAAATGCCCTCAGATATGGTTATGTCACTTGCCagtttctttgaaataattttgaaacttttcctCGTATTTTTCTTTGCCTCTTCAATCTCTTTCTCTAACTTTGAGGAATGCTTTACAAGAATAGTTCCCAGATCAGAAATACTCTCGGATGAAGTCTTTTTACCATCTAAATTGACCTTTCCATCACCAGTTGTATCTGTATTCCCTTGATTCCCTTCCCTGAGTTCGTTCTTCCTCCTATCCTTAGCTTCTTGCACTTCTCTTTCAAGTTTTGACACGTGCTTGACCAAGAACTTGTCTAGACTTGGGAGTTCCAACTGAACCTCGTTCCTTCTTATTGTTCCTGAACCAAAGGAAGACATTCTTCGGTGACGGTTAACAGCTTGACTCGAGGTATAATCAACAGCAGAGCCTGGATCATGCACCTTGCTGTTTTCCACTTCTGCCAAGGCAGCATTTAAACCACATGTAGCAACAATTGTTGCCAGAGAAGAAAGCTCATCTTCATTCAAGCATCCAAGCCTCTCAAACATCAGATCCACAATCTTGGTCATATTCAACGTATCCAAAGACTGTCTCCTCTTATATTTCTTGAGTCTTGTCCCAGGAATCGGCAACGTAAAATCCATGTCTTGAGATATTGGTTCAAATTCTGACCCAGACTCTAATTCATATTCTGAGAATTCAGAATTACTATCAAGCagatctttaaattcttcattgTCAAAAGTAGGACTGTTTGCAAGCCTGGCAAATGCAGTTTTGACTGCTGCAGCTACTTGTTTATCTACCTCAAATACACTTGCAAAAGATGTTGTGGCCGTATAAGGAGTAGATCCCCCTCCACTAACAGTAGATGTTTGAACTTGACAGGACACTTGAGGGCTATTTGGTATATCGAACATGATTACTTCCATAGCTTTTGCAACTTCGAAAGCTTCGGCTGCAGTTTTCTCTGCCTTGAGCAGCAGCTCTTCTGCTTCCTTGCTTTGGATCCTACAAATTCAATACGAATAAACTAAGCGAAAGAATGGAGAACGTTAAGATATTTCATATCCTCCATACATCAAGAAAGTTTACCTGGCTGCTTTTAGTATCCGACACCAAGATGCTTCCACCAGTGCAGCTTTTCGAGCCTCCACCGCTTTGTTTGCAGCTTCTCTTGCTGCAATTTTCTCTCTCAGTACTCTTGAATAATGTGGATTTGAATCACCAAGCGCCTCATCAAGAGTCATACTCATTCCATCTAATTCCTGatccaaatttaaaaatcagataaaaatgATGCGTGTTTTAACTTCTTTTACATAGTAGAATATTATACACAACCAACCTGCAGCATTTTGATTTTCCTCTGCAAGTAGGAGTCCCCCTTTTTGCGTGGGAACCAGTTGATGGGAGAATTCTTACGGTGAGAAGGCTTCTTAATTTGGGATGTAAATTTGTTTAGAGCATTCAATGCTGACTGGCCAGTCCCTTTTGGTGATTTATTCTGCAATATTCATGAGCAGGAAATGAAAACATCACAATTAACCTCCACAAATTTCAAGTATCAAAATCATATATACCTACCAAAAATGCTAACGGCCTAAATGACAACAAATGTATTGATGAAAAGGTGAACCATTAGAACTTAAGACTTAATCACCAAGTACTTAATATTAGGATTTCTAGAATTCTAATGAATTTCAAcaataatatttgtttcaaaCATCAAGAAAAGTAAATCGAAACGACAACAAAAGAAACCAAATTCTTTTGTTACCAAATTCTTTTGTTAGGAGATTTTAAGGTTTTGATTCCagtaaaatcaaaactaaacccTAAAGTAAACACTCGTAAGAAAAAACCTTAATAGTAACTCTGAAGTTCAATAAAATGAGGCAAAATTTACTGATACAAATTAACAAGGAACCAAAGAATCCTAATCGttgaaaaatcaacaaaacgGAAAAGGATTTACCTTTCCGGGCTTAGAACCCGAAGAAACCTTCTCACTCGAATCACATTCTTTGTCAACAGAATCAAGAACAGTGTGGCTTCTGTTCTTGTCTAACACAGATATGCATCCCAAGTCTAAGCACCCACCATCCATTGATTGCCAAATCATACAATTAAATCTCT
This genomic interval from Populus alba chromosome 1, ASM523922v2, whole genome shotgun sequence contains the following:
- the LOC118055474 gene encoding uncharacterized protein, with translation MIWQSMDGGCLDLGCISVLDKNRSHTVLDSVDKECDSSEKVSSGSKPGKNKSPKGTGQSALNALNKFTSQIKKPSHRKNSPINWFPRKKGDSYLQRKIKMLQELDGMSMTLDEALGDSNPHYSRVLREKIAAREAANKAVEARKAALVEASWCRILKAARIQSKEAEELLLKAEKTAAEAFEVAKAMEVIMFDIPNSPQVSCQVQTSTVSGGGSTPYTATTSFASVFEVDKQVAAAVKTAFARLANSPTFDNEEFKDLLDSNSEFSEYELESGSEFEPISQDMDFTLPIPGTRLKKYKRRQSLDTLNMTKIVDLMFERLGCLNEDELSSLATIVATCGLNAALAEVENSKVHDPGSAVDYTSSQAVNRHRRMSSFGSGTIRRNEVQLELPSLDKFLVKHVSKLEREVQEAKDRRKNELREGNQGNTDTTGDGKVNLDGKKTSSESISDLGTILVKHSSKLEKEIEEAKKNTRKSFKIISKKLASDITISEGISDLGSMLIKYPSKLEKEVKEMRKNSGKTFDIDGKELGRAPNSPRKHVPEVPSLEKILVKHVSRLEKEVQEAKNRKKNESVEERRLEKENVNLNKEENGLETEKTQALSLGSSCGNYRHQDNFGGNATADCEGLDRVLVKHISRLEKEKMALSLNQEEMHVERSGRKAHMQTNEGGLDQILVKHESKLEREKMASAQQSGEEVPARLSVSRREARERELQEAWGGLSLGNSIRPHLSRLERDKAAWIKAEEEARRRAMEEV